In Lacibacter sp. H375, one DNA window encodes the following:
- the rpsU gene encoding 30S ribosomal protein S21 yields MLIIDSKDCENIDKALKKYKKKFEKSKVLLQLRERQSYTKPSVRRRGDVLKAIYKQQIASGKIEL; encoded by the coding sequence ATGCTGATTATCGATTCAAAAGATTGCGAAAATATTGACAAGGCACTGAAAAAGTACAAGAAGAAGTTCGAAAAGAGCAAAGTATTACTTCAGTTGCGTGAGCGCCAGTCTTACACAAAACCATCTGTTCGTCGTAGAGGTGATGTGTTGAAAGCAATCTATAAGCAACAGATCGCAAGCGGTAAGATAGAATTGTAA
- a CDS encoding tyrosine-type recombinase/integrase gives MPVNDHPHILSFLEYLKFEKRYSPHTIRSYQDDLTFFFDFLSSTFGEVQLQEIKSTFIRSWLAKQKEEGASSKTLNRRISSLRSFFKYQLRQEQIVVSPMTTIVTPKQSKRLPVFVEQKDTEVLFQHVEFPDNWEGLMNRMIMELLYCSGMRLSELISLKHTQVDTAKGQLKILGKGNKERIVPLSVEMKMNLNDYLKQKKEQFTGEIVFEYLLVNEKGKKLYPKYVQAVVKRYLSLITTIEKKSPHVLRHTFATHLMNNGAELNAVKELLGHSSLAATQIYTHNTIEKLKDIHKKAHPKA, from the coding sequence ATGCCTGTCAACGATCATCCACATATCCTTTCTTTCCTGGAGTATCTCAAATTCGAGAAACGTTATTCGCCTCATACCATCCGTTCTTATCAGGATGATCTTACCTTTTTCTTCGATTTTCTTTCGTCGACATTTGGTGAAGTTCAATTACAAGAAATCAAATCTACATTTATACGCAGCTGGCTTGCCAAACAAAAAGAGGAGGGGGCGTCTTCAAAAACGCTCAACAGACGTATTTCTTCATTGCGTTCCTTTTTCAAATATCAATTAAGACAAGAGCAAATAGTTGTTTCTCCAATGACAACAATCGTAACTCCTAAACAAAGCAAGCGCTTGCCGGTTTTTGTAGAGCAGAAGGATACGGAAGTGTTATTTCAACATGTAGAGTTTCCGGATAATTGGGAAGGACTAATGAACAGAATGATCATGGAGCTGCTTTATTGTTCAGGTATGAGGTTGAGCGAACTTATTTCTTTGAAGCACACTCAGGTTGATACTGCAAAAGGTCAGCTGAAAATATTGGGGAAAGGGAATAAAGAGCGAATTGTTCCTTTATCAGTTGAGATGAAAATGAACTTAAACGACTATCTCAAACAGAAGAAAGAGCAATTCACGGGCGAGATTGTGTTTGAGTATTTGCTGGTAAATGAAAAGGGGAAAAAACTTTATCCAAAATATGTGCAGGCAGTTGTTAAAAGATACCTGTCGCTTATTACCACTATTGAGAAAAAGAGCCCTCACGTGCTAAGGCACACATTTGCCACCCATTTAATGAACAATGGTGCAGAACTGAATGCAGTAAAGGAATTGCTGGGACATAGCAGCTTAGCGGCAACACAGATATACACGCATAACACCATTGAAAAGCTTAAGGATATTCATAAA